Proteins encoded within one genomic window of Felis catus isolate Fca126 chromosome C1, F.catus_Fca126_mat1.0, whole genome shotgun sequence:
- the BOLA1 gene encoding bolA-like protein 1: MLSVQLVGRLFSMAGRVCLSRSSAGLGTVGPVEAAIRTKLEQALNPEVLELRNESGGHAVPPGSETHFRVAVVSSRFEGLSPLQRHRLVHAALSEELAGPVHALAIQARTPAQWKENPQLDASPPCLGGSKKTRGTP; encoded by the coding sequence ATGCTGAGTGTGCAGCTGGTCGGGCGCCTGTTCTCGATGGCCGGTCGTGTCTGTCTGTCCCGGAGCAGCGCCGGGTTGGGGACTGTCGGTCCCGTCGAGGCAGCCATTCGCACGAAGTTAGAGCAGGCCCTGAATCCCGAGGTGCTGGAGCTGCGCAACGAGAGCGGCGGCCATGCGGTCCCACCGGGCAGCGAGACACATTTCCGCGTGGCGGTGGTGAGCTCTCGCTTTGAGGGACTGAGCCCCTTGCAACGGCACCGGCTGGTCCACGCTGCGCTGTCTGAGGAGCTGGCTGGGCCGGTCCACGCATTGGCCATACAGGCACGGACCCCCGCCCAGTGGAAGGAGAACCCTCAACTGGACGCAAGCCCCCCTTGCCTGGGTGGGAGCAAGAAAACTCGCGGAACCCCCTGA
- the SV2A gene encoding synaptic vesicle glycoprotein 2A isoform X2, with the protein MEEGFRDRAAFIRGAKDIAKEVKKHAAKKVVKGLDRVQDEYSRRSYSRFEEEEDDDDYPAPADGYYRGEGAQDEEEGGASSDATEGHDEDDEIYEGEYQGIPRAESGGKGERMADGAPLAGVRGGLGDGEGPPGGRGEAQRRKEREELAQQYEAILRECGHGRFQWTLYFVLGLALMADGVEVFVVGFVLPSAEKDMCLSDSNKGMLGLIVYLGMMVGAFLWGGLADRLGRRQCLLISLSVNSVFAFFSSFVQGYGTFLFCRLLSGVGIGGSIPIVFSYFSEFLAQEKRGEHLSWLCMFWMIGGVYAAAMAWAIIPHYGWSFQMGSAYQFHSWRVFVLVCAFPSVFAIGALTTQPESPRFFLENGKHDEAWMVLKQVHDTNMRAKGHPERVFSVTHIKTIHQEDELIEIQSDTGTWYQRWGVRALSLGGQVWGNFLSCFGPEYRRITLMMMGVWFTMSFSYYGLTVWFPDMIRHLQAVDYEARTKLFSGEHVEHVTFNFTLENQIHRGGQYFNDKFIGLRLKSVSFEDSLFEECYFEDVTSSNTFFRNCTFINTVFYNTDLFEYKFVNSRLVNSTFLHNKEGCPLDVTGTGEGAYMVYFVSFLGTLAVLPGNIVSALLMDKIGRLRMLAGSSVMSCVSCFFLSFGNSESAMIALLCLFGGVSIASWNALDVLTVELYPSDKRWRVFSVSGI; encoded by the exons ATGGAAGAAGGCTTCAGAGACCGGGCAGCTTTCATCCGTGGGGCCAAAGACATTGCCAAGGAAGTCAAGAAGCATGCGGCCAAGAAGGTGGTAAAGGGCCTGGACAGAGTCCAGGACGAATATTCCCGCAGATCCTACTCCCgctttgaggaggaggaggatgatgaTGACTACCCTGCCCCTGCTGATGGCTATTACCGTGGGGAAGGGGCCCAGGATGAGGAAGAAGGTGGTGCATCTAGTGATGCTACTGAAGGCCACGACGAGGATGACGAGATCTACGAGGGGGAATATCAGGGCATCCCCAGGGCAGAGTCTGGGGGCAAAGGCGAGCGGATGGCTGATGGGGCTCCTCTGGCTGGAGTAAGGGGGGGCTTGGGCGATGGGGAGGGCCCCCCTGGTGGCCGGGGGGAGGCACAGCGGCGGAAAGAACGGGAAGAACTGGCTCAGCAGTATGAAGCCATCCTACGGGAGTGTGGCCATGGCCGCTTCCAGTGGACACTCTATTTCGTGCTTGGTCTGGCACTGATGGCTGATGGTGTCGAGGTCTTTGTGGTGGGCTTTGTGCTGCCTAGCGCCGAGAAAGACATGTGCCTGTCGGACTCCAACAAAGGCATGCTAG GCCTTATAGTCTACCTGGGCATGATGGTGGGAGCCTTTCTCTGGGGAGGTCTGGCTGATCGGCTGGGTCGGAGGCAATGTCTGCTCATCTCGCTCTCAGTCAACAGCGTCTTCGCCTTTTTCTCATCTTTCGTCCAGGGTTATGGCACTTTCCTCTTCTGCCGCCTCCTTTCTGGGGTTGG GATTGGAGGGTCCATCCCCATTGTCTTCTCTTATTTCTCGGAGTTTCTGGCCCAGGAGAAACGTGGGGAGCATTTGAGCTGGCTCTGCATGTTTTGGATGATTGGTGGAGTGTATGCAGCTGCTATGGCCTGGGCCATCATCCCCCACTACG GGTGGAGCTTTCAGATGGGGTCTGCTTACCAGTTCCACAGCTGGAGGGTTTTTGTCCTCGTCTGCGCCTTCCCTTCTGTGTTTGCCATCGGAGCTCTGACCACACAGCCTGAGAGCCCCCGCTTCTTCCTGGAG AACGGGAAGCATGATGAGGCCTGGATGGTGCTGAAGCAGGTTCATGACACCAACATGCGAGCCAAGGGACATCCTGAGCGAGTCTTCTCA GTAACTCACATTAAGACAATTCATCAGGAGGATGAGTTGATTGAAATCCAGTCAGACACAGGGACCTGGTACCAGCGCTGGGGGGTCCGGGCCCTGAGCCTGGGAGGGCAG GTTTGGGGGAATTTCCTCTCCTGTTTTGGTCCAGAATATCGACGCATCACTCTGATGATGATGGGTGTGTGGTTCACCATGTCATTCAG CTACTATGGCCTGACTGTCTGGTTTCCTGACATGATCCGCCACCTCCAGGCGGTGGACTACGAAGCCCGCACCAAACTGTTCTCTGGGGAGCATGTAGAGCATGTGACCTTTAACTTCACTCTGGAGAATCAGATCCACAGAGGGGGACAGTACTTCAATGACAA GTTCATTGGGCTACGTCTGAAGTCAGTGTCCTTTGAGGATTCCCTATTTGAGGAGTGTTATTTTGAGGATGTCACTTCGAGCAACACATTTTTCCGCAACTGCACATTCATCAACACTGTGTTCTATAATACTG ACCTGTTTGAGTACAAGTTCGTGAACAGCCGTCTGGTGAACAGCACGTTCCTGCACAACAAGGAGGGCTGCCCACTAGACGTGACAGGGACTGGTGAAGGCGCCTACATGGTGTACTTTGTCAGTTTCCTGGGGACGCTGGCTGTACTTCCTGGGAATATCGTGTCTGCCCTGCTCATGGACAAGATTGGCAGGCTCCGAATGCTTG CTGGCTCCAGCGTGATGTCCTGTGTCTCCTGCTTCTTCCTGTCTTTTGGGAACAGCGAGTCAGCCATGATCGCTCTGCTCTGCCTTTTTGGGGGGGTCAGCATTGCATCCTGGAACGCGCTGGACGTGTTGACTGTTGAACTCTATCCCTCGGACAAGAG ATGGAGGGTCTTCTCAGTCTCTGGGATTTGA
- the SV2A gene encoding synaptic vesicle glycoprotein 2A isoform X1 yields MEEGFRDRAAFIRGAKDIAKEVKKHAAKKVVKGLDRVQDEYSRRSYSRFEEEEDDDDYPAPADGYYRGEGAQDEEEGGASSDATEGHDEDDEIYEGEYQGIPRAESGGKGERMADGAPLAGVRGGLGDGEGPPGGRGEAQRRKEREELAQQYEAILRECGHGRFQWTLYFVLGLALMADGVEVFVVGFVLPSAEKDMCLSDSNKGMLGLIVYLGMMVGAFLWGGLADRLGRRQCLLISLSVNSVFAFFSSFVQGYGTFLFCRLLSGVGIGGSIPIVFSYFSEFLAQEKRGEHLSWLCMFWMIGGVYAAAMAWAIIPHYGWSFQMGSAYQFHSWRVFVLVCAFPSVFAIGALTTQPESPRFFLENGKHDEAWMVLKQVHDTNMRAKGHPERVFSVTHIKTIHQEDELIEIQSDTGTWYQRWGVRALSLGGQVWGNFLSCFGPEYRRITLMMMGVWFTMSFSYYGLTVWFPDMIRHLQAVDYEARTKLFSGEHVEHVTFNFTLENQIHRGGQYFNDKFIGLRLKSVSFEDSLFEECYFEDVTSSNTFFRNCTFINTVFYNTDLFEYKFVNSRLVNSTFLHNKEGCPLDVTGTGEGAYMVYFVSFLGTLAVLPGNIVSALLMDKIGRLRMLAGSSVMSCVSCFFLSFGNSESAMIALLCLFGGVSIASWNALDVLTVELYPSDKRTTAFGFLNALCKLAAVLGISIFTSFVGITKAAPILFASAALALGSSLALKLPETRGQVLQ; encoded by the exons ATGGAAGAAGGCTTCAGAGACCGGGCAGCTTTCATCCGTGGGGCCAAAGACATTGCCAAGGAAGTCAAGAAGCATGCGGCCAAGAAGGTGGTAAAGGGCCTGGACAGAGTCCAGGACGAATATTCCCGCAGATCCTACTCCCgctttgaggaggaggaggatgatgaTGACTACCCTGCCCCTGCTGATGGCTATTACCGTGGGGAAGGGGCCCAGGATGAGGAAGAAGGTGGTGCATCTAGTGATGCTACTGAAGGCCACGACGAGGATGACGAGATCTACGAGGGGGAATATCAGGGCATCCCCAGGGCAGAGTCTGGGGGCAAAGGCGAGCGGATGGCTGATGGGGCTCCTCTGGCTGGAGTAAGGGGGGGCTTGGGCGATGGGGAGGGCCCCCCTGGTGGCCGGGGGGAGGCACAGCGGCGGAAAGAACGGGAAGAACTGGCTCAGCAGTATGAAGCCATCCTACGGGAGTGTGGCCATGGCCGCTTCCAGTGGACACTCTATTTCGTGCTTGGTCTGGCACTGATGGCTGATGGTGTCGAGGTCTTTGTGGTGGGCTTTGTGCTGCCTAGCGCCGAGAAAGACATGTGCCTGTCGGACTCCAACAAAGGCATGCTAG GCCTTATAGTCTACCTGGGCATGATGGTGGGAGCCTTTCTCTGGGGAGGTCTGGCTGATCGGCTGGGTCGGAGGCAATGTCTGCTCATCTCGCTCTCAGTCAACAGCGTCTTCGCCTTTTTCTCATCTTTCGTCCAGGGTTATGGCACTTTCCTCTTCTGCCGCCTCCTTTCTGGGGTTGG GATTGGAGGGTCCATCCCCATTGTCTTCTCTTATTTCTCGGAGTTTCTGGCCCAGGAGAAACGTGGGGAGCATTTGAGCTGGCTCTGCATGTTTTGGATGATTGGTGGAGTGTATGCAGCTGCTATGGCCTGGGCCATCATCCCCCACTACG GGTGGAGCTTTCAGATGGGGTCTGCTTACCAGTTCCACAGCTGGAGGGTTTTTGTCCTCGTCTGCGCCTTCCCTTCTGTGTTTGCCATCGGAGCTCTGACCACACAGCCTGAGAGCCCCCGCTTCTTCCTGGAG AACGGGAAGCATGATGAGGCCTGGATGGTGCTGAAGCAGGTTCATGACACCAACATGCGAGCCAAGGGACATCCTGAGCGAGTCTTCTCA GTAACTCACATTAAGACAATTCATCAGGAGGATGAGTTGATTGAAATCCAGTCAGACACAGGGACCTGGTACCAGCGCTGGGGGGTCCGGGCCCTGAGCCTGGGAGGGCAG GTTTGGGGGAATTTCCTCTCCTGTTTTGGTCCAGAATATCGACGCATCACTCTGATGATGATGGGTGTGTGGTTCACCATGTCATTCAG CTACTATGGCCTGACTGTCTGGTTTCCTGACATGATCCGCCACCTCCAGGCGGTGGACTACGAAGCCCGCACCAAACTGTTCTCTGGGGAGCATGTAGAGCATGTGACCTTTAACTTCACTCTGGAGAATCAGATCCACAGAGGGGGACAGTACTTCAATGACAA GTTCATTGGGCTACGTCTGAAGTCAGTGTCCTTTGAGGATTCCCTATTTGAGGAGTGTTATTTTGAGGATGTCACTTCGAGCAACACATTTTTCCGCAACTGCACATTCATCAACACTGTGTTCTATAATACTG ACCTGTTTGAGTACAAGTTCGTGAACAGCCGTCTGGTGAACAGCACGTTCCTGCACAACAAGGAGGGCTGCCCACTAGACGTGACAGGGACTGGTGAAGGCGCCTACATGGTGTACTTTGTCAGTTTCCTGGGGACGCTGGCTGTACTTCCTGGGAATATCGTGTCTGCCCTGCTCATGGACAAGATTGGCAGGCTCCGAATGCTTG CTGGCTCCAGCGTGATGTCCTGTGTCTCCTGCTTCTTCCTGTCTTTTGGGAACAGCGAGTCAGCCATGATCGCTCTGCTCTGCCTTTTTGGGGGGGTCAGCATTGCATCCTGGAACGCGCTGGACGTGTTGACTGTTGAACTCTATCCCTCGGACAAGAG GACCACAGCCTTCGGCTTCCTGAATGCCCTCTGTAAGCTGGCAGCTGTGCTGGGGATCAGCATCTTCACATCCTTTGTGGGAATCACCAAGGCTGCCCCCATCCTGTTTGCCTCAGCTGCCCTTGCCCTCGGTAGTTCTCTGGCCCTGAAGCTGCCTGAGACCCGGGGGCAGGTGCTGCAGTGA
- the SV2A gene encoding synaptic vesicle glycoprotein 2A isoform X3, translated as MQLLWPGPSSPTTNGKHDEAWMVLKQVHDTNMRAKGHPERVFSVTHIKTIHQEDELIEIQSDTGTWYQRWGVRALSLGGQVWGNFLSCFGPEYRRITLMMMGVWFTMSFSYYGLTVWFPDMIRHLQAVDYEARTKLFSGEHVEHVTFNFTLENQIHRGGQYFNDKFIGLRLKSVSFEDSLFEECYFEDVTSSNTFFRNCTFINTVFYNTDLFEYKFVNSRLVNSTFLHNKEGCPLDVTGTGEGAYMVYFVSFLGTLAVLPGNIVSALLMDKIGRLRMLAGSSVMSCVSCFFLSFGNSESAMIALLCLFGGVSIASWNALDVLTVELYPSDKRTTAFGFLNALCKLAAVLGISIFTSFVGITKAAPILFASAALALGSSLALKLPETRGQVLQ; from the exons ATGCAGCTGCTATGGCCTGGGCCATCATCCCCCACTACG AACGGGAAGCATGATGAGGCCTGGATGGTGCTGAAGCAGGTTCATGACACCAACATGCGAGCCAAGGGACATCCTGAGCGAGTCTTCTCA GTAACTCACATTAAGACAATTCATCAGGAGGATGAGTTGATTGAAATCCAGTCAGACACAGGGACCTGGTACCAGCGCTGGGGGGTCCGGGCCCTGAGCCTGGGAGGGCAG GTTTGGGGGAATTTCCTCTCCTGTTTTGGTCCAGAATATCGACGCATCACTCTGATGATGATGGGTGTGTGGTTCACCATGTCATTCAG CTACTATGGCCTGACTGTCTGGTTTCCTGACATGATCCGCCACCTCCAGGCGGTGGACTACGAAGCCCGCACCAAACTGTTCTCTGGGGAGCATGTAGAGCATGTGACCTTTAACTTCACTCTGGAGAATCAGATCCACAGAGGGGGACAGTACTTCAATGACAA GTTCATTGGGCTACGTCTGAAGTCAGTGTCCTTTGAGGATTCCCTATTTGAGGAGTGTTATTTTGAGGATGTCACTTCGAGCAACACATTTTTCCGCAACTGCACATTCATCAACACTGTGTTCTATAATACTG ACCTGTTTGAGTACAAGTTCGTGAACAGCCGTCTGGTGAACAGCACGTTCCTGCACAACAAGGAGGGCTGCCCACTAGACGTGACAGGGACTGGTGAAGGCGCCTACATGGTGTACTTTGTCAGTTTCCTGGGGACGCTGGCTGTACTTCCTGGGAATATCGTGTCTGCCCTGCTCATGGACAAGATTGGCAGGCTCCGAATGCTTG CTGGCTCCAGCGTGATGTCCTGTGTCTCCTGCTTCTTCCTGTCTTTTGGGAACAGCGAGTCAGCCATGATCGCTCTGCTCTGCCTTTTTGGGGGGGTCAGCATTGCATCCTGGAACGCGCTGGACGTGTTGACTGTTGAACTCTATCCCTCGGACAAGAG GACCACAGCCTTCGGCTTCCTGAATGCCCTCTGTAAGCTGGCAGCTGTGCTGGGGATCAGCATCTTCACATCCTTTGTGGGAATCACCAAGGCTGCCCCCATCCTGTTTGCCTCAGCTGCCCTTGCCCTCGGTAGTTCTCTGGCCCTGAAGCTGCCTGAGACCCGGGGGCAGGTGCTGCAGTGA
- the SF3B4 gene encoding splicing factor 3B subunit 4 isoform X2 — protein MAAGPISERNQDATVYVGGLDEKVSEPLLWELFLQAGPVVNTHMPKDRVTGQHQGYGFVEFLSEEDADYAIKIMNMIKLYGKPIRVNKASAHNKNLDVGANIFIGNLDPEIDEKLLYDTFSAFGVILQTPKIMRDPDTGNSKGYAFINFASFDASDAAIEAMNGQYLCNRPITVSYAFKKDSKGERHGSAAERLLAAQNPLSQADRPHQLFADAPPPPSAPNPVVSSLGSGLPPPGMPPPGSFPPPVPPPGALPPGIPPAMPPPPMPPGAGGHGPPSAGTPGAGHPGHGHSHPHPFPPGMSQMQLAHHGPHGLGHPHAGPPGSGGQPPPRPPPGMPHPGPPPMGMPPRGPPFGSPMGHPGPMPPHGMRGPPPLMPPHGYTGPPRPPPYGYQRGPLPPPRPTPRPPVPPRGPLRGPLPQ, from the exons ATGGCGGCCGGGCCGATCTCCGAGCGGAACCAGG ATGCCACTGTCTACGTGGGAGGCCTGGACGAGAAGGTTAGCGAACCACTGCTGTGGGAGCTATTTCTCCAGGCAGGGCCAGTAGTCAACACCCACATGCCAAAGGATAGAGTCACAGGTCAGCACCAAG GCTATGGCTTTGTGGAATTCTTGAGTGAGGAAGATGCTGACTATGCCATTAAGATCATGAACATGATCAAACTCTATGGGAAACCAATACGGGTGAACAAAGCTTCAGCTCACAACAAGAACCTGGATGTGGGGGCCAACATTTTCATTGGCAACCTGGACCCAGAGATTGATGAGAAGCTGCTTTATGATACTTTCAGCGCCTTTGGGGTCATCTTACAAACCCCCAAAATTATGCGGGACCCTGACACAGGCAACTCCAAAGGTTATGCCtttattaattttgcttcattTGATGCTTCGGATGCAGCTATCGAGGCCATGAATGGGCAGTATCTCTGTAACCGCCCTATCACTGTGTCCTATGCCTTCAAGAAGGACTCCAAGGGGGAGCGCCATGGCTCTGCAGCTGAAAGACTTCTGGCAGCCCAGAACCCCCTCTCCCAGGCCGACCGCCCTCATCAGCTGTTTGCAGAcgcacctcctcctccttctgcccccaATCCTGTGGTGTCATCACTGGGGTCTGGGCTTCCTCCACCAG GCATGCCTCCTCCTGGGTCCTTCCCACCCCCAGTGCCGCCTCCTGGAGCCCTTCCACCTGGGATACCCCCAGCCATGCCCCCGCCGCCTATGCCTCCTGGGGCTGGAGGACATGGCCCACCATCAGCGGGAACCCCAGGGGCTGGACATCCTGGACATGGACACTCACATCCTCACCCATTCCCACCAG ggatgtctcagatgcagctggcTCACCATGGCCCTCACGGCTTAGGACACCCCCATGCCGGGCCCCCAGGCTCTGGGGGGCAGCCGCCACCCCGACCACCCCCTGGAATGCCTCATCCCGGACCTCCTCCAATGGGCATGCCCCCTCGAGGGCCTCCGTTTGGATCTCCCATGG GTCACCCAGGTCCTATGCCTCCACATGGGATGCGTGGGCCTCCTCCACTGATGCCTCCTCACGGGTACACTGGGCCTCCACGACCCCCACCCTACGGCTACCAGCGGGgccccctgcctccacccagaCCCACCCCCCGGCCTCCAGTTCCCCCTCGTGGCCCACTTCGAGGCCCTCTTCCTCAGTAA
- the SF3B4 gene encoding splicing factor 3B subunit 4 isoform X1, protein MAAGPISERNQDATVYVGGLDEKVSEPLLWELFLQAGPVVNTHMPKDRVTGQHQGYGFVEFLSEEDADYAIKIMNMIKLYGKPIRVNKASAHNKNLDVGANIFIGNLDPEIDEKLLYDTFSAFGVILQTPKIMRDPDTGNSKGYAFINFASFDASDAAIEAMNGQYLCNRPITVSYAFKKDSKGERHGSAAERLLAAQNPLSQADRPHQLFADAPPPPSAPNPVVSSLGSGLPPPGMPPPGSFPPPVPPPGALPPGIPPAMPPPPMPPGAGGHGPPSAGTPGAGHPGHGHSHPHPFPPGGMPHPGMSQMQLAHHGPHGLGHPHAGPPGSGGQPPPRPPPGMPHPGPPPMGMPPRGPPFGSPMGHPGPMPPHGMRGPPPLMPPHGYTGPPRPPPYGYQRGPLPPPRPTPRPPVPPRGPLRGPLPQ, encoded by the exons ATGGCGGCCGGGCCGATCTCCGAGCGGAACCAGG ATGCCACTGTCTACGTGGGAGGCCTGGACGAGAAGGTTAGCGAACCACTGCTGTGGGAGCTATTTCTCCAGGCAGGGCCAGTAGTCAACACCCACATGCCAAAGGATAGAGTCACAGGTCAGCACCAAG GCTATGGCTTTGTGGAATTCTTGAGTGAGGAAGATGCTGACTATGCCATTAAGATCATGAACATGATCAAACTCTATGGGAAACCAATACGGGTGAACAAAGCTTCAGCTCACAACAAGAACCTGGATGTGGGGGCCAACATTTTCATTGGCAACCTGGACCCAGAGATTGATGAGAAGCTGCTTTATGATACTTTCAGCGCCTTTGGGGTCATCTTACAAACCCCCAAAATTATGCGGGACCCTGACACAGGCAACTCCAAAGGTTATGCCtttattaattttgcttcattTGATGCTTCGGATGCAGCTATCGAGGCCATGAATGGGCAGTATCTCTGTAACCGCCCTATCACTGTGTCCTATGCCTTCAAGAAGGACTCCAAGGGGGAGCGCCATGGCTCTGCAGCTGAAAGACTTCTGGCAGCCCAGAACCCCCTCTCCCAGGCCGACCGCCCTCATCAGCTGTTTGCAGAcgcacctcctcctccttctgcccccaATCCTGTGGTGTCATCACTGGGGTCTGGGCTTCCTCCACCAG GCATGCCTCCTCCTGGGTCCTTCCCACCCCCAGTGCCGCCTCCTGGAGCCCTTCCACCTGGGATACCCCCAGCCATGCCCCCGCCGCCTATGCCTCCTGGGGCTGGAGGACATGGCCCACCATCAGCGGGAACCCCAGGGGCTGGACATCCTGGACATGGACACTCACATCCTCACCCATTCCCACCAGGTGGGATGCCCCATCCAG ggatgtctcagatgcagctggcTCACCATGGCCCTCACGGCTTAGGACACCCCCATGCCGGGCCCCCAGGCTCTGGGGGGCAGCCGCCACCCCGACCACCCCCTGGAATGCCTCATCCCGGACCTCCTCCAATGGGCATGCCCCCTCGAGGGCCTCCGTTTGGATCTCCCATGG GTCACCCAGGTCCTATGCCTCCACATGGGATGCGTGGGCCTCCTCCACTGATGCCTCCTCACGGGTACACTGGGCCTCCACGACCCCCACCCTACGGCTACCAGCGGGgccccctgcctccacccagaCCCACCCCCCGGCCTCCAGTTCCCCCTCGTGGCCCACTTCGAGGCCCTCTTCCTCAGTAA